The nucleotide sequence GATTCTAGTGGGGGGAATTATTCAGTCCAAAACAGATTCTCTCCAGGTCTCTGAGTGCCTGCTTAATCCCTGAAAGGCTCTGTGCTCCCGAGGGGGGACAGGAGGGGCTCTTCAGCGAGAGGAGCCGAACCGGGCAATGCTTACCTGAGGGAAGGGTGATTTCCATGGGGGACTTTCAGACATCACTCAGGCAACAAAATGTCTTTTCTGCCTGCCTCACACTTTCCATGCAGAGGTGGGGTCGGGGTGAGGAGGGGGTTCTCTGCATCCATTCCTCTGTCTTCACTCCAGATATTCAGAAGAGATTGAAGCTGGAACAGACAGGGGTAGGGACAGTGAGGACAGGAGGAGGGCCAGGCTTGGCTAGTGCTGAGCCTTGCCTGGGATCTCCCTGGCTATGCCCCCTCGTTTCTTTATTTCTAAGGAGTAGGAGACAGTTGTGTCTGCCCTTGGGGAGTGAGGTCTAGGACTTGCTGCCCTGGGAGAAGAGGTTTTAGAGTGTCCCCATTCTTACCCCTGCCTGCTTCCCACCCGAGGCCTTGGTGCTCAGAGGTGGGTGGTGGATGTTAAGGGCCCCCAGGCCCAGCTGGCATCCCTGCTGGGGGAAGCCTTGACCTTGGGggtgagctggggtggggagagttcCCAGAACAGCTGTGTCCCTTGCTTCTCAGCCATTGCCTCTGATCCGATTAATCCCATGGCCTCTGCTGTTCCTGCAAGCTGGATGTCTCTGTGTCATGTCTGCCCCCTCCCCGGTGCTGAGGGGAATGCCCTAGGAGGACAGGCCTGACCCCTCCCCTATTTGAGCTGGGAGTCAGGACTCTTGGATTCTCTTCCTACTGACTCACAGCACCACCACAGCCAAGCCCTAGcgtacctcagtttccctgtgtgTCACAGGAAGTGCCCCAAGCTATGAGCCAAGGGCAGGGGACTCGGCTTGGCTGGGAGTGCTGGGAGTGCCAGAGGACGGGGACTAAAGAGAAGGGCATTAGGATGGTGGCAATCCCTGAAAACCTCAAACCACCCGAGCTCCCGTCCTGCTGATGGCTGAAAAATAGCAAGGGACGGACTTTCCCTCCTGATCTGGGACTGGTGTCCCCCCCCAAGTCAGAGCTTACCTAAGACTCTCAGCCTTCAAAGGGGCTTGAGGACTCCCCATGCGACAGAGTCAGGTAGGAGAGGTACTGACCAGGGTCTCAGTCTGCCCCCTACTTCCCACCTGCAGACATCCTGGATGTTCACAGAAGCCATTTGCAAAGGGCTGGGTGCTCCCATTGGCAGTTCCTGAGGGGCCAGACCTGGcttcaaggtcacccagcatgTGGGTTTTGGGGTCCTCAATCCAAACgggagggagcaggagtgggCTGGGCTAGGCTGCTGTGGGAGGCCAGGAGGCAGCGTGATGTGGGGTCCCTGGGCCAGGCCAATTGTggccaggctggaggaggggctgcctgtTTGTTGATGCTAGGCTTGGACCCCCGCCAGGGCAAACACAGCTCTGAGGCCTTTCCCGCCACCTGCTGAAtctcccagcccagcctgtggTGGCTGGACAGCTGGCAGCCGAATGGGGTTCTGAGAGCTGCTGGGTGCCTTCTCCCCGAGGCTGGAGGGCATGTCCATCCATGCTGCCACAGTATTGGCGGCAGCCACCTGGAGTGGAGGGTGAGGGGAGCTTTATCTCAGCCTTCAGCCCAGCCCCCACATCTACTCCCCCATCtcgggaaactgagacacaggccCAAGAGACTGCCGAACATGTGAGGCAGACCTGAAGGTCCCAGGGTCACTCAGATGCTCCTTCTAGGGTCCTGGCAGCCCTttgctcccctcttccctcttcaGTCATCCTCTCAGCCTCCAGTAAGGCAGCCTCCTCTCATTTCCCCTGGTACACCAGCCACACAGTGCCCCAAGACTCTCTCTAACTGTGCCCCATGTTCACCTCCAATCTggtcctccccagagcccagcatcTGTATCCCTGACTCCTTGGACACCCTGCAGGCACCTGCCTCACACCCAGCTGGCTTCCCTGATATTCTCCCTACCTGCTCTTCTTTCCGGTTGGCCTCTCCACCTCCCTCACTGTCCGACTGGCCACAAGTTCCTGCTGTTCGCAGAACGTGCCAGCCTTcacctccctgtgtctctgccCTCCTGGTTCTCCACCCTGTCCCACCTCCTTGGCAAACTCTTACTTGTCCTTCAACAGCCAAATGGAGGATCACCTCTGAGAACCCTGCCTAAGCCACCAGGCAGAACGAGCTCTTCTTTTACTTCCTGTGGCTGCTCTTGCCATCCTGCCACACAGCTCCAGCCTTGGTGTCTAAAGTGCTCTTTATGGGCTGTCTAGACAGGAAAGCTCCTGCCAGGTTGGAGGGTGTGAATCAGGAAAAGCCTGATGGAGAAGTGACCTGTGGGCTTGGCTCTGCCAAGGGGAAGAAAGGCATGTGCCAAGTTGGGGAAGAGAAAGGGCATTCTGGATGGAAGAAGCAGCTTGGCCACAGGGAAACTTAAGTACGTGTGTGGGATTAGCACCAATAGGTGGAGGGCTGTGTTCAGGGGCAGGACACTTGGCCTGCAGTCTTGTTGGGGGTTTCAAGGCTTCATAGGAGAGGGTGGTTCTCACCTCCACACCCCAGGGTTAGGACCCACACCCACAGCTCCTAACTATGCTCTGCCCAGTTTGGTGTCTGGGAGGTTCCTCTTTGGGTACAATACTGGGTTGGGGCTTAGTTGGCACAATAACCCTTTGGGTAGGGTTTAGTTGACACAATACAGGGTATGGAAGTATAGAGAAGATCCATAGGCAAACCCTCCAGTCTAGCCCTCCCCTGGCCTGGGTCCCCAGAGCTGGTGACCTCTTGGCTGAGGCCTACCCCACAGTCCTCGCCTGCCTTCCCTCTATCCGCTGAGATCTGGCCCCCAGCTTCTTTGGCCACTGAAGCAGCTTAATGAGTCCAGGTCACGTGGGCTGTGCTGCTGCCTGTGGGGAGGGCCCCAGCCCCCACTGGCCACCCAACCAGGCCCTGACGTCAGCGACATTAACCATCCACCAGGCTTGTCTAATCTCTGGTCGGTGGCTGGGCCACGTTAGTCCCACCAGAACCAGAGCTGAAGGCTGTGAGGGCCCTTAGGGACACCTTGAGGTTGCAGGTCAGGCAGGGATGGTGGTGGCTGGAGGTGCTCACAGTAAATGCCCTCTACCCACAAGACTAGGGTGTGGCCACTGTGCCTACTCTGGATTAGCTCTCTCTGATCCTCTGCCCTGGACTGTGAATTAAGCATTGGGTACCCATTGATCCTGCTCCTTAGGCTGCAATTACACTGGTATGGTGAGTGGAGCTGAGAAGACTTCTGGCTTGGAGACTCAGGGCCCCCTCCCATACTTGCTGGCATGGATAGGGCAGCTTAAAGCCAGGTAGCATCCCCAGCCCAGGGGATCCAGGAATACAGGTCCTGAATCCCAGATCCTGTGGTCAGAACTATGTGTGGGAGAGGACTTCCTAGAGGGTGGGGTCCAGCCCCTGCATGGCGTTTgggcttctctctgccccttgccCAGGAAGGCTGGGGAGCTCATTACCTTTCTTCCAAGACAAGGTGGCTATGTGGAAGACCCCATTAGCCTCCCTCCCCTGACAGATTCCTCCCTCTCAAGCCTACCACCTTCAGCTCCTCAAAGCCTTCTGTCTTCTGGCTTGCCTCCCTCATTAAATCCCGCTTTcactctcccctgccccaccttGCTCCAGTAAACTGCTCAGGCAGAGGGTTGTTAGTAAAGAAGAGCAgccccagctcagccaggccCAAGATCACTCAGCGGGGGCCCTGAACCACTAGCCCAAGCCCTATCCTTCCTTCAGGCCTCGGATCAGCACCAGCATGGCTGCCCACATGTGTCCTGGGCTCCCTAAGGCATCCAGTGTCCTCGCCACCGCCCTGTGCTCAGGCCTTGGCACCCTCACTCTCCCCTCTCTAGCCCCCCTCAGGCTTACAGCTCCACCCTCCACCTGGACATTGAGGATTCTGCCCACATGCTGCCTTCTGCCCAGCCCCAAGTATCTATCTGCCTCCTGAACATCTCCCCCAAGTGGCCACAGGTCCAGAAAACTCAGTCCGTCTAATACTCATCTGTGGTCCCAGCTTAGTCAACTGCACAGATCCAGACCCTTGTCGCTGAGTCCTTCCTTGCAGATCCTGGCCCCATGGGGTAATGAGGACATATGTCTCTTCCTCATGGACCCCTCAgccccactcctctcctcccccatgcCTGCTCACACTGGCCCCCAGGAAAAATGTGTACTcctataaatatgtttttatgaaaagttttaatgattattttttccataagcagatttggaaaatattattgatgatttattttcattaaagccaggaaaataaaattataaattctgttttaggtataaataaaatatttaagcttaAAATGATATTGTGAGTTTTAATGTACctactttcaatttttcaatgttttttcaaCTACTTTAATGTTCTGTAAAAACATTAACCattgaaaatacataaaaacaagtCTAGGAGTGGACATTTTTCCTCTTGCTTCAGGCTCCAAGATGGCTTGACAGGGCTCTCTTTgatcttgtctttatttaaaattttgatattttgttcctCATGGATTTCCTTTgcaataattttgatttttaggaGTATTGCATTaacatattatttatcttgattactgaattTTTTGGCACAACCTTAAATTTTGTACCAGAAGTGAGGTCCTCATTTGCCTCACCCTGATCCCAGCCCTGCAGTTATGTCCTAGCTTCAAGGGCTTCCAAGACCCATTGTCTTCTGGAGGAAGCCCAGGCCCTCAGGCTGGCATTTGGCACCTGCCCATTGTCTCCCCACCCCATGtcccccttccctgctccttctccGCTGAACTGTGGCCCGTGTTCCTGGGCATTACACATTCTACTGTCCCCACCAGACTGAACTTCCACCTCAAAACTCCCTCTTGATCCAAGACTGTCCCTGTGAACATCTCCCATGGCTCCTTTCCCCCTCATTCCTCCTCAAGAGACACAAGTTGGTCCCATGGCCCCAAGAGTGCCCCCTGCCATGTCAGGCCAGGTGCTTCTCCCTGGAAGGGACTATCTTCCCACTCATGTCCAGCCCAGCACTGGGCACTGAATATTTAAATGCCCGCGACTCGCGATAATTaatgctctcccctctccccaagaaAGGACAGCTGGGCCCTGATGTAAAGGTTTATTACAGAGTCCGTGCATCCAGCTAAGTGGAGGGCAAATGGTGCCTGGCCTTGCTAGATGAAGCTCTTTGTCCTCACCTGCAGCACAGACTCCAGCCCACCGGCATCCGAAAGGACTCAGTGCCTGATGaggaagcagggagcagggaTGTGGGGCATGGGCCTTTGTCCctgatggttcaggcatggccctcAGTTTTTCCTGCCAGGTAATGGGCCCTGAGTGGAAAGGGTGAAAGAAGCTGCTGGCAGGGACAAGAGGGTCACCTAGGTTTGCTTATGACCTCACCTGCGGTAGACCCCTCTGGGCACAACCTAGGCATCCATCCTGTCCCAAATCCTCTGCCTGGGGCTGATCGATGGGAGCTGAACTCTGCCCCCAGCCACCCCTCAGGACAGCTCGACTATTGGCCATAGCTGGTGTCAACAGTACCCTCCCTCAACAGACCATGCCCTTGACCTGAGGGCCTGGAGTACTGTGGGTGGCTGGGTAAGGTAGAACATGGATCTGGTGTCCAAGGACGGACAGAGGGGGAAGAGCTTGTGGGGGAAGGGGCTAGGGGGTTACTCTAAACCTGGAATGTGGGGAAGAGTCCAGCTTGAGTCTCTCCCTAGCACCTAGGGGCTCCCAGGCCTACCCCTACTCATTAATTCATCTATGTAGGAGCTGCACAGGCCAGAGCTGGCTTGGACTTTGGACCCCTGAAGTTGCTGAGAAGGACAGTCACTGGCCACTGGGTAGACAGGTGTCAGACTTGTCACATGGAGGTGGTAAGGCTGGTATGGGCTGATGGTAGGCAACAGGACTGCGTGGAGGAGGGATCTCTGCCTGCCCCACTGCCCTTCATGAAACTCTGGGAGGGAGGGCTATTTGCTGAGCCCAGACCCACCAGGTGAGTCACGGGCGAGAGCTGTAGGAGACTGGTCGGTCCTGCACTGCTGAGTCACTGTGAGCTCTGGCACCCCAAGTCTTGCCTGTTCCTAGCTGGGGCTGGCTGTGGTGGGTCCTGGAGGCTAGTGCAGCCAGGCCACGAAGGGCAGCGCTGGGGTTGGGGGCAGTGGACTCTAGGAGACCTGGGAGCCATAGGGGAGGCTCCGGGCTTTGGGTCTGTGGCTGGTGGGGCCACAGGCTGGGGCCCAGGAGTCCTGGGAAGCTGATAGGGTCCTGTGGGCTGGGGCTACAAGGCGGCTAGGGCTAAAAGGTCTCAGGGACACAAATGAGTTCAGGCACCTGTGAAGAGAAAAGGAACCATGTCAACATCCTTGAGCCCCAAAATAATTTGGCTTAGGCTGAGAGACATGTGGAGGTGGGTTTGGAAGCAGTGACACCTGGGGATCTGGGCGGGGTCAAGAGACATTAAGTAGGTGGGACTTGTGACCCAGGGGAGGGACCTGTGGCAGTGGGGTGGAACCTGAGGAACCAGGGTGGGGCCTAGAAGCAGTAGAGTCCAGGCAGTGCTGTGAGTCTGGAGAGCTGGGGCGAGGTCTGCTGTAGTGATGTGGGGTGGGGAGCTGAGGACCGGGCTTGGGGTACTGAGACAAAGGGGCACGACAGGGAGCATCCGGGCCCGCGAGGGGCCCACCTCAGAAGAGGCCGCAATCTTTCAGGTTCTCCTTGATGATGATGTCGGTGACAGCGTCGAAGACAAACTTGACGTTCTGCGTGTCGGTGGCGCACGTCATATGGGAATAGATCTCCTTCACGTCGCGTCGCATGTTGAGCTCGAGGAACTGCACCTTGATGTAGTTGCCCGCGTCCTCGTAGGTGTTGGGCcctggcgggggagggggctATCACTCCCTGCGGATCCTTCCCGCAGCGCCGCGCGGGGAGCGCAGGCCGAGGTCGAGCGTGGGGTTGGGGCGCCGCCTGGCGGCCGGGCCGGGGGGGGCGGTCTCACCGTTGTAGTCCGGGAAGCAGATGCTGAGGTGCGCCTTTTTTATCTTCTCCGAGAAAACGTCCTTCTTGTTGAGGAAGAGCACGATGGACGTGGTGGCGAAGTAGCGGTGGTTGCAGATGCTGTTGAACAGGTGCAGGCTCTCGTGCATGCGGTTctgaggagggcagaggctgtcAGGCACCACGGGGAGAGATGGGCAGCTGCCCCCCGCGCGGCCTCGGCCGACGAGCCGACccctcctctctgggctctggggcAGCCGGGGCCTCCCCTCTCTGACAGCCCCAAGTCTTCCAGGGTCCCCCTCAGTGGGGCTGctggctgcctcctctcctgcttcAGACAGCTCTGGAACGAATATCCCCTCGCAGACGCTCCGGCTTCCGCAACACTGTCTCCCGCCTCCCCCCTCAACACACGGGCCCTGCTTGGCACTCACCACTTCATCATCCTCCACTAGCACCATGTCGTAGGCGCTCAGTGCCGCGATGAAGATGATGCAGGTCACACCCTCGAAGCAGTGGATCCACTTCTTGCGCTCCGAGCGCTGTCCACCAACATCGAACATCCTGCCAGGCCATTGGCGCCTGAACCCACGCATCCAGGCCTCTGGACGTGCCCACAGGCATCCCCTCGCCTCCTAATGCCGGCTGGGGGGTGCTCAGAGGGGATTGGCATCTGAAGGGCCGGGCCTTTCCGTGGGCAGGGTGTCTCAGAAGGGGCAGGGTCTCTAGTAGGGACGGGGCCTCGGGGCGGTAAACTCGTGGGCAGGCCCCGGGAGTGAGAGCGAGGGTGGTTGTACCGGAAGTTGAGGTCCTTGAAGGAGAACTGCGTCTCAATGATGCCCGTGGTCTTGACACGCGAGCGCAGCACGTCCTGCTCAGTGGGCACATAGCCCGGGGTTACCAGGCGCTCCAGGTCGGAGAGGTAGCTGCGGGAGACCCCGGGGTGTGGGTGGGGTTGGGTGGAGGGGGTGTGACAGGACCCTGCCCGCACCCCCGTGCCCTGCCTGTGCGCTCACTAGCCAGCGGAGTCGTTGAGCTGGTACTCCGAGGCGCGATCGAAACAGGCCTGAATACCCGAGTCCTTCCACAGTCGCTGGATGATGTCCGACATCTCTTTGGGCATCGTGCCCTCTTCGATGGTGTCTGCCATGTGCATCAGCTTCC is from Equus przewalskii isolate Varuska chromosome 15, EquPr2, whole genome shotgun sequence and encodes:
- the GNAT1 gene encoding guanine nucleotide-binding protein G(t) subunit alpha-1 encodes the protein MGAGASAEEKHSRELEKKLKEDAEKDARTVKLLLLGAGESGKSTIVKQMKIIHQDGYSLEECLEFIAIIYGNTLQSILAIVRAMTTLNIQYGDSARQDDARKLMHMADTIEEGTMPKEMSDIIQRLWKDSGIQACFDRASEYQLNDSAGYYLSDLERLVTPGYVPTEQDVLRSRVKTTGIIETQFSFKDLNFRMFDVGGQRSERKKWIHCFEGVTCIIFIAALSAYDMVLVEDDEVNRMHESLHLFNSICNHRYFATTSIVLFLNKKDVFSEKIKKAHLSICFPDYNGPNTYEDAGNYIKVQFLELNMRRDVKEIYSHMTCATDTQNVKFVFDAVTDIIIKENLKDCGLF